The following coding sequences lie in one Hypanus sabinus isolate sHypSab1 chromosome 20, sHypSab1.hap1, whole genome shotgun sequence genomic window:
- the nrsn1 gene encoding neurensin-1 — protein sequence MSLCAEICQLQNSNHSADALPQRYGVRSYLHQFYEDCTATIWEHDDSFQIKRSPSRWSSIFWKVGLTAGITMLLIGLVVIATGYLVPPKIEAFGEEEEDFLVVDGHAVQFNMALDICKLAGAILFCIGGMIMAVCLLMSAFATSYSKEEKYLQQKFKERIAETQTSSKPITKAPAPGERKIPITLSKVHNVQPTSET from the exons ATGAGTCTATGTGCTGAGATATGCCAGCTGCAGAACAGTAACCACAGTGCAGATGCATTGCCCCAACGTTATGGAGTCCGATCATACCTACACCAGTTTTATGAAGACTGCACTGCAACCATCTGGGAGCATGATGACAGTTTTCAGATTAAGAGATCCCCAAGTAGATGGAGCTCTATCTTCTGGAAG GTTGGACTAACAGCTGGGATAACCATGCTTCTTATAGGATTGGTAGTAATTGCAACTGGCTATTTGGTACCACCAAAAATTGAAGCAtttggagaggaagaggaagatttTCTGGTGGTGGATGGGCATGCAGTCCAATTCAACATGGCACTGGATATTTGTAAACTGGCAGGTGCTATCCTCTTTTGCATTGGAGGGATGATAATGGCTGTCTGCCTCTTGATGTCTGCTTTTGCCACGAGTTACTCCAAAGAGGAAAAATACCTTCAGCAGAAATTTAAAGAACGCATAGCTGAAACCCAAACTTCAAGCAAACCCATAACTAAAGCACCTGCTCCAGGTGAACGTAAAATTCCCATCACCTTATCCAAAGTACACAATGTGCAGCCTACATCAGAGACCTAA